One Chaetodon auriga isolate fChaAug3 chromosome 14, fChaAug3.hap1, whole genome shotgun sequence genomic window carries:
- the LOC143331903 gene encoding uncharacterized protein LOC143331903: protein MGDPLSDCSPLISAASSYKLRLVRLLVEGGAQINGRNPRGETALLAACKALKGEPAGPETVKLLTYLLQNKADPNAQDRAGRTALMYACMERAGAQVASTLLAAGADPSMEDYSGASALVYAINAQHQPTLKVLMDACQAGGRDIIIIATEMGVNGGPVTRRYLNVPPSPDTSPVSCMSPSDIVLKTGSPNSPEGENIFNFRGTSKRGSSSGSSSRRLPSFEVSPLSQCSSPPPRHRLLSEPWLAIHNLACLNRAYEEGMRERSQQEAEDREDSRQEGGGTEDEEGEDEVLCFHQSRMEERTESRVQRRDNRYGGENYSSCHGEVLQRASQSVLSLTETSSSQATPRRPVPRRCLTPGGSTSDKVTPKSDKLPACLSPHSHLRRNTLPSVTVVPPLLHLPPLVNQSDSHLQVPPFKSRSMVFLPHPPSSSPPSSSSRASVRLALLPPLPLASSVTSLVAPPASCCSERSRRSRRRHSVQLEQIGGGGTI, encoded by the exons ATGGGGGACCCCCTGTCAGACTGCAGCCCCCTCATCAGTGCAGCGTCCTCGTATAAGCTTCGTCTGGTCCGCCTGCTGGTGGAAGGTGGGGCTCAGATCAACGGGCGCAACCCGAGAGGAGAGACCGCTCTCCTGGCTGCCTGTAAGGCCCTGAAAGGGGAGCCTGCTGGGCCCGAGACCGTGAAACTCCTCACATACCTGCTCCAGAACAAG GCAGATCCAAACGCTCAGGACCGGGCGGGACGCACTGCTCTGATGTACGCCTGCATGGAGCGAGCAGGAGCCCAGGTGGCGTCCACCCTGCTGGCGGCAGGAGCCGACCCCAGCATGGAGGACTACTCCGGAGCCTCGGCGCTGGTGTACGCCATCAATGCACAGCACCAGCCGACACTGAAG GTGCTGATGGATGCCTGCCAGGCCGGGGGTcgtgacatcatcatcatcgccacCGAGATGGGTGTGAATGGAGGCCCGGTGACCAGACGTTACCTGAATGTTCCTCCATCCCCTGACACCTCACCGGTGTCCTGCATGTCCCCATCTGACATCGTCCTCAAGACGGGCTCACCCAACTCCCCCGAGGGAGAAAACATCTTCAACTTCAGAGGAACGA GcaaaagaggaagcagcagcggcagcagcagcaggagactTCCCTCCTTTGAGGTGAGTCCGTTGAGCCAGTGCAGCAGTCCACCGCCCAGACACAGACTGTTATCTGAGCCGTGGCTGGCCATCCACAACCTGGCCTGTCTGAACCGGGCTTACGAGGAGGGCATGAGGGAGAGGAGCCAGCAGGAGGCGGAAGACAGGGAGGATTCaaggcaggagggaggagggacggaagatgaggagggagaggacgaggtgctttgtttccatcagtcccggatggaggagaggacagagagcagggtTCAAAGGAGGGATAACAGATATGGAGGAGAGAATTACAGCAGCTGCCATGGGGAGGTTCTTCAGAGGGCGTCTCAGTCAGTCCTCTCCCTCACTGAGACGAGCTCGTCGCAGGCAACGCCAAGACGGCCGGTCCCCAGGAGGTGTTTGACTCCCGGAGGGTCAACGTCGGACAAAGTGACCCCAAAAAGTGACAAgcttcctgcctgcctgtctcctCACTCCCACCTCCGCAGGAACACCCTCCCCTCTGTCACGGtggttcctcctctgcttcaccTCCCTCCCTTAGTCAACCAATCAGACTCCCACCTCCAGGTTCCACCTTTCAAAAGCAGGAGCATGGTGTTTCTGCCACACCCGCCCAgctcctctccaccctcctcctcatccagaGCGTCTGTGAGACTGGCATTACTGCCTCCACTGCCGCTCGCCTCCTCTGTCACCTCCCTGGttgctcctcctgcctcctgctgcagtgagaggagcaggaggtcaCGGCGTCGCCACTCAGTGCAGCTCGAACAgatcggaggaggaggaaccaTTTAG
- the LOC143332115 gene encoding RNA polymerase II elongation factor ELL-like isoform X2, which translates to MMPATSCWPSRYKLLGCSSHPTICFNGNQGRITIPCSENRDEMRIFTFGVTNVARDNPHGSFDCVQQLSTGAAEELSCLGVIQKKMTVNATDDSYDKARQSMAQAEEETRSRGAIVIKHGGRYQGKKVTVRAPAPALASLTKPRNSSHALLSNIKKGVGATKPKKGACASNRKSVNDVQERPLRERVTHLLALRPYKRPELILRLQKDGLTAGDKDMLHSVLMEVGQLNSRDNTFVLKDSLYKELQKDWPGYTSGDQQLLKRILVRRLFQPQQTLLTVPEAQVSPLRDTPNSSPAHRPKPSLPEEYTDPLASKKPRISHLSSKAAADKSRVRPSKQAARKDTTEATGNDGQKNSIDPRKLFDSLSAVCQQEAEVAKRLEPAPCVQEEPKATADLSQPNAGRSPSPLMVPDLNRHTIKRKKSKHKHGDQEERWRDRKERRKDHSSEVPNKVSLDCTDSSEILFETDVPQVESDTADYLLTYTGIRSHDQRQSYKQDFNREYSEYRDLHARIDNVTRQFMELDTQLKQLHHESHKYKTVHNQILQEYRKIKKSNPNYNQEKSRCEYLHNKLAHIKQLISQYDQQQLSVDQ; encoded by the exons ATGATGCCTGCAACAAGCTGCTGGCCAAGTCGTTACAAGCTGCTG GGTTGCTCTTCCCATCCCACCATCTGTTTTAATGGGAACCAAGGG AGAATCACCATCCCTTGCTCGGAGAATAGAGATGAAATGAGGATATTCACCTTTGGTGTGACCAACGTCGCCCGTGACAATCCGCATGGGAGCTTTGACTGCGTCCAACAGCTCAGCACTGG tgctgcagaggagctgtCATGTCTCGGGGTGATTCAGAAGAAGATGACGGTCAACGCCACGGATGACTCGTACGATAAGGCTCGTCAGAGCATGGCCcaagctgaggaggagacgCGCAGCCGAGGGGCCATTGTCATCAAACACGGGGGGCGCTACCAGG GCAAGAAGGTGACGGTGCGAGCCCCGGCCCCTGCGCTGGCCAGCCTGACCAAGCCCAGAAACTCGTCCCACGCGCTCCTCAGCAACATAAAGAAGGGGGTCGGCGCCACCAAGCCGAAGAAGGGCGCCTGTGCCTCAAACAGGAAGAGCGTGAACGACGTGCAGGAGAGGCCGCTCCGGGAGAGAGTCACGCACCTGCTGGCTCTGCGGCCCTACAAGAGGCCTGAGCTCATCCTGAGGCTGCAGAAGGATGGACTGACAGCAGGAGACAAAGACATGCTGCACTCTGTACTGATGGAG gttGGCCAGCTCAACAGCAGAGACAACACATTCGTTCTAAAGGACAGTCTGTATAAGGAGCTGCAGAAGGACTGGCCAGGCTACACCTCAGGAGACCAGCAGCTCCTCAAACGAATCCTTGTCAG GAGACtgtttcagccacagcagaccCTCCTCACCGTCCCAGAGGCCCAGGTCAGCCCACTGCGGGACACCCCCAACTCCTCCCCAGCACACCGTCCAAAACCTTCCCTACCGGAGGAATATACCGACCCTCTGGCGAGTAAGAAGCCCAGGATATCCCACCTGTcgagcaaagcagcagctgacaagTCAAGAGTGAGGCCGTCCAAACAAGCGGCTCGTAAAGACACCACAGAGGCGACGGGGAATGATGGGCAGAAGAACTCGATTGATCCTCGGAAGCTTTTCGACTCcttgtctgcagtctgtcagcaggaagcCGAAGTGGCCAAGAGGCTTGAACCGGCACCCTGTGTGCAGGAGGAGCCCAAGGCCACGGCAGACCTCTCTCAACCCAACGCTGGTCGTTCTCCATCCCCTCTGATGGTGCCTGATCTGAACAGACACACGATCAAAAGGAagaagagcaaacacaaacacggagATCAG gaggagaggtggagagacaggaaagaaaggaggaaagaccACAGTTCAGAGGTTCCAAACAAAGTCTCCCTGGACTGCACAG ATTCAAGTGAAATTTTGTTTGAAACTGATGTGCCTCAAGTGGAGAGTGACACAGCAGACTATCTTTT GACGTATACAGGGATTCGCAGTCACGACCAGAGACAGAGCTACAAGCAGGACTTCAACAGGGAGTACAGCGAGTACAGAGACTTACACGCTCGTATCGACAATGTGACGCGGCAGTTCATGGAGCTGGACACGCAGCTCAAACAGCTACACCACGAATCGCATAAGTACAAG ACGGTTCATAATCAAATCCTTCAAGAGTATCGCAAAATTAAAAAG TCCAACCCCAACTACAACCAGGAAAAGAGTCGCTGTGAATATCTACACAACAAACTGGCCCACATAAAGCAGCTCATATCACAGTACGACCAACAACAGCTCAGTGTGGACCAGTGA
- the acvr1l gene encoding activin receptor type-1 yields MDRCSVHVLLLLLLQTLQTSAEDSDGQLACLCDSPKCLQATQCHGKRCFSSVKVSSSGVVFERGCLIGLEKIHLHCSTAPSFHQAIFCCSEDMCNGNTTTSSLMSLLPTAPEGEPVRYRVETLALFVLGPVVVLVLLSVVSVLACRRLHHGRLQRLQEFDTEQGAIDGLITSNVGDSTLADLLDHSCTSGSGSGLPFLVQRTVARQISLMECVGKGRYGEVWRGQWQGENVAVKIFSSRDEKSWFRETEIYNTVLLRHDNILGFMASDMTSRNSSTQLWLITHYHENGSLYDYLQRVAVETSEGLAMAASIACGLVHLHTEIFGTEGKPAIAHRDLKSKNILVTKELRCCIADLGLAVTHSQADNLLDVGNNPKVGTKRYMAPEVLDETIQTDCFDAYKRVDIWAFGLVLWEIARRTYSNGIVEEYKPPFYDQVPNDPSFEDMRKVVCVEQQRPFIPNRWFSDPTLSALVKLMKECWYQNPSARLTALRIKKTLDKIHSSLEKGKES; encoded by the exons ATGGATCGTTGCAGCGTCCACGTCCTTCTGCTGCTCTTGCTGCAGACCCTGCAGACATCGGCTGAGGACTCAG ATGGACAGTTGGCGTGTCTGTGTGATAGCCCTAAATGCCTCCAGGCCACCCAGTGCCACGGCAAGCGATGCTTCTCCTCTGTCAAAGTCAGCAGCAGCGGGGTGGTGTTTGAACGCGGCTGTCTGATCGGGCTGGAGAAAATCCACTTGCATTGCTCAACGGCACCGTCCTTCCACCAGgccattttctgctgctctgaggacaTGTGCAACGGCAACACCACCACGAGTTCACTGATGTCTCTGCTTCCAACAG CCCCGGAGGGAGAGCCAGTTCGGTATCGTGTGGAGACGTTAGCTCTCTTCGTACTTGGTCCGGTGGTGGTTCTGGTTCTGCTGTCTGTCGTGTCAGTTCTGGCCTGCAGGAGGCTCCACCACGGTCgtctgcagaggctgcaggagttTGACACCGAGCAGGGAGCCATAGACGGCCTCATCACCTCCAATGTGGGAGACAGCACTTTAGCG GACCTGTTGGACCACTCGTGCACATCAGGCAGTGGTTCAGGTCTTCCCTTCCTTGTCCAGAGAACTGTGGCCAGGCAGATCAGTCTGATGGAGTGTGTTG gCAAGGGAAGGTATGGGGAGGTGTGGCGAGGCCAGTGGCAGGGGGAGAACGTGGCTGTGAAGATCTTCTCCTCAAGAGATGAGAAGTCCTGGTTCAGAGAGACGGAGATCTacaacactgtgctgctgagaCATGACAACATACTGG GCTTCATGGCGTCTGACATGACGTCTCGCAACTCCAGCACGCAGCTGTGGCTCATCACCCATTACCACGAGAACGGCTCTCTTTATGACTACTTGCAGCGGGTTGCGGTGGAGACATCGGAGGGCCTGGCGATGGCGGCATCGATCGCGTGCGGCCTGGTGCACCTGCACACGGAGATCTTCGGCACTGAGGGGAAACCGGCCATTGCGCACCGAGACCTGAAGAGCAAAAACATCCTGGTCACGAAGGAGCTGCGCTGCTGCATCGCAGACCTCG GGCTGGCCGTGACCCACTCCCAGGCAGACAACCTGCTGGACGTGGGCAACAACCCAAAGGTCGGCACCAAGCGTTACATGGCACCAGAAGTGCTGGACGAGACCATTCAGACGGACTGCTTTGACGCCTATAAGAGAGTGGACATCTGGGCCTTTGGGCTGGTGCTGTGGGAGATAGCAAGACGCACGTACAGCAACG GCATTGTTGAGGAGTACAAGCCTCCGTTCTACGATCAGGTGCCAAACGACCCGAGCTTTGAGGACATGAGGAAGGTGGTGTGcgtggagcagcagaggcctTTCATTCCTAACCGCTGGTTCTCTGATCCC aCTCTCTCCGCTCTGGTGAAACTGATGAAGGAGTGCTGGTACCAGAACCCGTCTGCCAGGCTGACCGCGCTGCGCATCAAGAAGACCCTGGACAAGATCCACAGCTCTCTGGAGAAGGGCAAGGAGTCGTGA
- the LOC143332115 gene encoding RNA polymerase II elongation factor ELL-like isoform X1, whose protein sequence is MSALKESQCYGLSSGKLSRGGNVSVFHVKLTDSAARAIGSFQNRKGCSSHPTICFNGNQGRITIPCSENRDEMRIFTFGVTNVARDNPHGSFDCVQQLSTGAAEELSCLGVIQKKMTVNATDDSYDKARQSMAQAEEETRSRGAIVIKHGGRYQGKKVTVRAPAPALASLTKPRNSSHALLSNIKKGVGATKPKKGACASNRKSVNDVQERPLRERVTHLLALRPYKRPELILRLQKDGLTAGDKDMLHSVLMEVGQLNSRDNTFVLKDSLYKELQKDWPGYTSGDQQLLKRILVRRLFQPQQTLLTVPEAQVSPLRDTPNSSPAHRPKPSLPEEYTDPLASKKPRISHLSSKAAADKSRVRPSKQAARKDTTEATGNDGQKNSIDPRKLFDSLSAVCQQEAEVAKRLEPAPCVQEEPKATADLSQPNAGRSPSPLMVPDLNRHTIKRKKSKHKHGDQEERWRDRKERRKDHSSEVPNKVSLDCTDSSEILFETDVPQVESDTADYLLTYTGIRSHDQRQSYKQDFNREYSEYRDLHARIDNVTRQFMELDTQLKQLHHESHKYKTVHNQILQEYRKIKKSNPNYNQEKSRCEYLHNKLAHIKQLISQYDQQQLSVDQ, encoded by the exons ATGTCGGCGCTGAAGGAGAGCCAGTGTTACGGACTGTCCAGCGGGAAACTGAGCCGCGGCGGTAACGTCTCTGTTTTCCATGTCAAACTCACTGACAGCGCGGCAAGAGCCATTGGCTCCTTTCAAAACCGCAAG GGTTGCTCTTCCCATCCCACCATCTGTTTTAATGGGAACCAAGGG AGAATCACCATCCCTTGCTCGGAGAATAGAGATGAAATGAGGATATTCACCTTTGGTGTGACCAACGTCGCCCGTGACAATCCGCATGGGAGCTTTGACTGCGTCCAACAGCTCAGCACTGG tgctgcagaggagctgtCATGTCTCGGGGTGATTCAGAAGAAGATGACGGTCAACGCCACGGATGACTCGTACGATAAGGCTCGTCAGAGCATGGCCcaagctgaggaggagacgCGCAGCCGAGGGGCCATTGTCATCAAACACGGGGGGCGCTACCAGG GCAAGAAGGTGACGGTGCGAGCCCCGGCCCCTGCGCTGGCCAGCCTGACCAAGCCCAGAAACTCGTCCCACGCGCTCCTCAGCAACATAAAGAAGGGGGTCGGCGCCACCAAGCCGAAGAAGGGCGCCTGTGCCTCAAACAGGAAGAGCGTGAACGACGTGCAGGAGAGGCCGCTCCGGGAGAGAGTCACGCACCTGCTGGCTCTGCGGCCCTACAAGAGGCCTGAGCTCATCCTGAGGCTGCAGAAGGATGGACTGACAGCAGGAGACAAAGACATGCTGCACTCTGTACTGATGGAG gttGGCCAGCTCAACAGCAGAGACAACACATTCGTTCTAAAGGACAGTCTGTATAAGGAGCTGCAGAAGGACTGGCCAGGCTACACCTCAGGAGACCAGCAGCTCCTCAAACGAATCCTTGTCAG GAGACtgtttcagccacagcagaccCTCCTCACCGTCCCAGAGGCCCAGGTCAGCCCACTGCGGGACACCCCCAACTCCTCCCCAGCACACCGTCCAAAACCTTCCCTACCGGAGGAATATACCGACCCTCTGGCGAGTAAGAAGCCCAGGATATCCCACCTGTcgagcaaagcagcagctgacaagTCAAGAGTGAGGCCGTCCAAACAAGCGGCTCGTAAAGACACCACAGAGGCGACGGGGAATGATGGGCAGAAGAACTCGATTGATCCTCGGAAGCTTTTCGACTCcttgtctgcagtctgtcagcaggaagcCGAAGTGGCCAAGAGGCTTGAACCGGCACCCTGTGTGCAGGAGGAGCCCAAGGCCACGGCAGACCTCTCTCAACCCAACGCTGGTCGTTCTCCATCCCCTCTGATGGTGCCTGATCTGAACAGACACACGATCAAAAGGAagaagagcaaacacaaacacggagATCAG gaggagaggtggagagacaggaaagaaaggaggaaagaccACAGTTCAGAGGTTCCAAACAAAGTCTCCCTGGACTGCACAG ATTCAAGTGAAATTTTGTTTGAAACTGATGTGCCTCAAGTGGAGAGTGACACAGCAGACTATCTTTT GACGTATACAGGGATTCGCAGTCACGACCAGAGACAGAGCTACAAGCAGGACTTCAACAGGGAGTACAGCGAGTACAGAGACTTACACGCTCGTATCGACAATGTGACGCGGCAGTTCATGGAGCTGGACACGCAGCTCAAACAGCTACACCACGAATCGCATAAGTACAAG ACGGTTCATAATCAAATCCTTCAAGAGTATCGCAAAATTAAAAAG TCCAACCCCAACTACAACCAGGAAAAGAGTCGCTGTGAATATCTACACAACAAACTGGCCCACATAAAGCAGCTCATATCACAGTACGACCAACAACAGCTCAGTGTGGACCAGTGA
- the d2hgdh gene encoding D-2-hydroxyglutarate dehydrogenase, mitochondrial, whose amino-acid sequence MARIFQRMLKLRAALRRLSPHSTFSPTATARLSPVGLRSPFLPATSGQIGVCCQNLHTGADGPRPSPAAAPDRLPFSTITPEDLAFFRKILPDRAITDPDLLESSNVDWLNTVKGSSEVLLRPQTTEEVSQILKYCNSRNLAVNPQGGNTGLVGGSVPVYDEVILSTSLMNNILTFDSISGILTCQAGCVLENLSHYLEERDYIMPLDLGAKGSCQIGGNVATNAGGLRLLRYGSLHGTVLGLEVVLADGRVLDCLATLRKDNTGYDLKQLFIGSEGTLGVITAVSILCPRKPKSVNVVFLGCETFEQLLKTFQLCRGMLGEILSAYEFLDSECMRLLNTHLKLSNPISDCPFYVVIETSGSDPQHDGEKLHNFLEEAMTSSLVADGTVATEDSKIKALWSMRERVTEALTHDGFTYKYDISLPVEQIYQLVTDMREHLGDRAKSVVGYGHVGDGNLHLNITSPARDPALLAAIEPFVYEWTASCHGSISAEHGLGLKKRNYIYYSKPSQAVALMGDIKAMLDPKGILNPYKTLPDNLK is encoded by the exons ATGGCGAGGATTTTCCAAAGAATGCTTAAACTTAGGGCAGCTCTCAGACGTCTGAGCCCCCATAGCACCTTCTCACCTACAGCCACAGCCAGACTTTCACCTGTGGGACTCCGCAGTCCGTTTCTTCCTGCCACGTCAGGGCAGATTGGAGTCTGCTGTCAAAACCTGCACACAGGGGCAGACGGGCCCAGGCCGTCCCCCGCTGCAGCCCCGGACAGGCTGCCTTTCTCCACAATAACTCCGGAGGATTTGGCCTTCTTCAGGAAGATCCTACCAGACAGAGCCATCACTGACCCGGACCTGCTGGAGTCGAGTAATGTGGATTGGCTCAACACAGTGAAAG GTTCCAGTGAGGTGCTGCTGAGGCCTCAAACAACAGAGGAAGTTTCTCAAATTCTCAA GTATTGTAACAGTCGTAATCTGGCGGTGAACCCTCAAGGAGGAAACACGGGGCTGGTTGGGGGCAGCGTGCCCGTTTATGATGAAGTcatcctctccacctctctcatGAACAACATCCTGACCTTTGATAGTATCTCTG GCATTCTGACCTGTCAGGCAGGTTGTGTCTTAGAGAACTTGTCCCAttacctggaggagagagactACATCATGCCACTTGATCTGGGGGCAAAAGGCAGTTGCCAGATTGGGGGAAACGTGGCAACTAATGCAGGCGGACTCCGGCTGCTGCGTTACGGCTCCTTGCACGGGACTGTGCTGGGTCTGGAAGTG GTGCTGGCAGATGGGCGAGTGCTGGACTGCTTGGCAACACTGCGGAAAGATAATACAGGATACGACCTCAAACAGCTCTTCATCGGGTCAGAGGGCACCCTGGGGGTCATCACCGCAGTGTCCATCCTCTGTCCACGCAAACCCAAATCTGTCAATGTGGTTTTTCTGG GCTGCGAGACctttgagcagctgctgaagacgtttcagctctgcagaggcatgctgggagaaaTTCTGTCAGCCTACGAATTTCTGGACAGTGAATGTATGAGGCTGCTGAATACGCACCTCAAACTGTCCAATCCCATctctg ATTGTCCATTCTACGTCGTCATTGAAACCTCTGGATCCGACCCACAACACGATGGAGAGAAACTCCACAATTTCTTAGAGGAGGCGATGACGTCCTCGTTGGTCGCTGATGGGACTGTGGCTACTGAAGACTCAAAAATAAAG GCTCTGTGGTCGATGCGTGAACGTGTCACAGAGGCGCTGACTCACGATGGCTTCACTTACAAGTATGACATCTCACTTCCGGTGGAGCAGATCTACCAGCTGGTGACAGACATGAGGGAGCACCTGGGCGACCGGGCCAAGAGTGTGGTGGGCTACGGACACGTGG GAGATGGAAACCTCCACCTGAACATCACCTCTCCTGCCAGAGACCCCGCCCTCCTCGCTGCCATCGAGCCCTTCGTCTACGAGTGGACGGCCAGCTGTCACGGCAGCATCAGCGCAGAGCACGGGCTGGGCCTGAAGAAGAGGAACTACATCTACTACAGTAAACCCAGCCAGGCCGTGGCTCTGATGGGTGACATCAAGGCCATGCTGGACCCAAAGGGCATCCTCAACCCGTACAAGACTTTACCAGATAACCTGAAGTGA